One Primulina huaijiensis isolate GDHJ02 unplaced genomic scaffold, ASM1229523v2 scaffold36969, whole genome shotgun sequence genomic region harbors:
- the LOC140968424 gene encoding LEAF RUST 10 DISEASE-RESISTANCEUS RECEPTOR-LIKE PROTEIN KINASE-like 2.4 — MIPGLFIHTSSSDAGDAAMSSSTIVLIHTFTCTSWILALALVNGATFTVVNKCNQTIWPAIWGTPSLKSTGFELPKGGNRVLEVPKGWGGQFWGRTGCIFDANGKGSCSTGDCGSGQIECNGTNFGDSSATLAEFSIDSFNSMDFYDISLVRGFNLPMIIDARGRSGQHCQSTGCTEDMNRLCPADLRTKSGDACQNKCTATGTQHSSVCGLTNFLQLFKNTCPTAYIFPTDDADATFTCSAGDYVITFCPSELSMQNETCSQPFQCGSITNISYPFWGANRPRNCGFPGFQLTNCESDVPLLTIASRAYRVLGINHSSQTLQVARQDLWDNTCPSVLYNTTLDPNLFSFPQNYIYKKVTLYYDCISVPVDNNQFTCYTDGTKTLNYFVGEEASEIVSTLTCSNSISVPVNPSAAEALSNHSASPNDLKDALAKGFSIQWLNTIASCQGCVRSGGVCGYGLDSALPSCDIAKNMRAVATTIGLAPAHSPRHSPFYYANGGDSFHNTGFGYGESRQSIVKKVLIGMAITVTVAVVAAFIIVCIRRKRRFKRLQLVLNQEANSNVENFLLNHEYLAPKKYKYSQIKKITKSFSEKLGQGGYGSVYKGTLPNGQFVAVKLLTETKSDGEDFINEVASISRTSHVNIVNLLGFCYEKNRRALVYEFMPNKSLDKFISTNESLNKNCSLDWETLSKIAVGIARGLEYLHKGCNTRIVHFDIKPQNILLDEDFCPKISDFGLAKLCKKKQSILSMAGTRGTIGYIAPEVFSRNFGGVSHKSDVYSYGMMILEMAGARNIVGLGSMQSSENYFPDKIYEQVILHETENVEADASEKEATRKMFLVGFWCIQTIPSDRPSMSKVVEMLEGSLDSIQIPPKPYLFTPASLGQELSPSASGNAEIESSIEGEHYN, encoded by the exons ATGATTCCGGGTCTCTTCATCCACACAAGTTCTTCTGATGCAGGCGATGCCGCCATGTCTTCTTCCACCATTGTTCTGATCCACACGTTTACTTGCACATCGTGGATTCTAGCACTGGCCCTTGTTAATGGTGCGACATTTACGGTCGTGAACAAGTGTAATCAAACCATTTGGCCTGCGATTTGGGGCACCCCATCACTTAAGTCAACAGGATTCGAGCTCCCCAAGGGTGGCAACCGAGTGTTGGAAGTTCCGAAAGGGTGGGGGGGTCAGTTCTGGGGCAGAACAGGATGCATTTTCGATGCCAATGGCAAAGGCTCCTGCAGTACTGGCGACTGCGGTTCCGGACAAATAGAGTGCAACGGCACCAATTTCGGTGACTCCTCTGCAACTTTAGCGGAGTTCTCCATCGATTCTTTCAATTCCATGGATTTTTACGACATCAGCCTCGTCAGAGGCTTCAACTTACCCATGATTATAGATGCCAGAGGCAGATCAGGACAACACTGCCAATCCACAGGCTGCACAGAGGACATGAACCGGCTGTGCCCAGCGGACCTGAGAACTAAAAGTGGCGATGCGTGCCAGAACAAGTGCACGGCGACCGGTACACAACATTCATCAGTGTGCGGGCTGACAAATTTTTTGCAGTTGTTTAAGAATACGTGTCCCACGGCTTACATCTTCCCGACCGATGATGCCGATGCAACATTCACTTGCTCCGCCGGGGATTATGTCATCACTTTCTGTCCCTCCGAACTAAG CATGCAAAATGAGACGTGCAGCCAGCCATTTCAGTGTGGCAGCATCACCAACATCAGCTATCCCTTCTGGGGAGCGAATCGTCCCAGAAATTGCGGCTTTCCAGGTTTCCAGTTAACCAACTGCGAGAGCGATGTCCCACTTCTCACCATTGCTTCAAGAGCTTATCGAGTCCTGGGAATCAATCACTCGTCACAAACTCTACAAGTAGCAAGACAGGACTTATGGGACAATACATGTCCGAGTGTTCTCTACAACACAACTTTAGATCCAAACCTTTTCAGCTTTCCTCAAAACTATATTTACAAGAAAGTCACCCTGTACTACGATTGCATCAGTGTGCCAGTTGATAACAACCAGTTTACCTGCTATACAGATGGCACCAAAACTCTTAATTACTTCGTGGGAGAAGAGGCATCCGAGATAGTATCCACTCTCACATGCAGCAATAGTATTTCTGTTCCAGTAAATCCGTCTGCTGCAGAGGCTTTGTCCAATCATTCGGCTTCACCTAATGATTTGAAGGATGCTCTTGCCAAAGGATTTTCAATCCAATGGTTAAATACCATTGCCAGCTGCCAGGGTTGTGTACGATCTGGCGGTGTTTGTGGGTATGGCCTGGATTCAGCATTGCCTAGCTGTGACATTGCAAAGAATATGCGGGCGGTGGCTACTACAATAG GTTTGGCTCCGGCACATAGCCCCAGACATTCTCCATTTTATTATGCTAATGGTGGAGATTCATTTCATAATACCGGCTTTGGATATG GTGAATCCAGGCAATCTATCGTGAAGAAGGTTCTAATTG gaaTGGCCATAACTGTAACTGTTGCAGTTGTTGCAGCCTTTATCATAGTTTGCATCAGAAGAAAACGTCGCTTCAAAAGATTACAACTTGTTTTGAACCAAGAAgctaattcaaatgttgaaaatTTTCTACTCAATCATGAATATCTGgctccaaaaaaatataaatattctcaaatcaagaaaataacaaaatcattTAGTGAGAAGCTCGGGCAAGGAGGATATGGAAGCGTGTACAAAGGGACGCTACCTAATGGGCAATTTGTTGCTGTCAAGCTTTTGACAGAGACAAAAAGCGATGGAGAAGATTTCATTAATGAAGTTGCGAGCATCAGCAGAACTTCCCATGTGAATATTGTGAATCTGTTGGGATTTTGCTACGAAAAGAACAGAAGAGCTTTGGTCTATGAATTTATGCCCAACAAATCATTGGACAAATTCATCAGCACCAATGAATCACTCAATAAGAATTGCAGCCTGGATTGGGAAACTTTGTCTAAGATCGCAGTTGGTATTGCTCGAGGTTTAGAATACCTTCACAAAGGTTGCAACACGAGGATTGTTCATTTCGACATCAAGCCTCAAAATATTCTACTGGATGAAGATTTTTGTCCCAAGATCTCTGATTTTGGGCTTGCTAAACTATGCAAAAAGAAGCAGAGTATTTTATCTATGGCTGGGACAAGAGGGACTATCGGATACATTGCTCCTGAAGTATTCTCCAGGAATTTTGGAGGAGTTTCTCACAAGTCGGACGTCTACAGCTATGGGATGATGATTCTTGAAATGGCTGGAGCAAGAAACATTGTTGGCCTTGGATCAATGCAATCCAGCGAAAATTATTTTCCAGATAAAATCTATGAGCAAGTAATATTACATGAAACTGAAAACGTGGAAGCAGATGCAAGTGAAAAAGAAGCCACAaggaaaatgtttttggtgGGATTTTGGTGCATTCAAACCATCCCGTCAGACAGGCCATCGATGTCTAAGGTTGTGGAAATGTTAGAAGGTAGTCTTGATTCCATACAGATTCCACCGAAGCCATATCTATTTACTCCGGCGTCACTAGGGCAAGAATTATCCCCATCTGCGTCTGGAAATGCAGAGATAGAAAGTTCTATTGAGGGAGAGCATTACAATTAG